Proteins co-encoded in one Halococcoides cellulosivorans genomic window:
- a CDS encoding DUF6036 family nucleotidyltransferase encodes MRQRFDSEYIESELRRIGSALESDLTASLIGGGAMAFRDLKSTTKDIDLIVTDGDDLRMLQAVLLDHGYSVVEDPNEEYDDLGAQRILENDDGCRIDDFNQQVIDKLVLSKGMCDRSVVHLEAGGLTVKLLSSEDIFLFKSVAGRTDDIEDMFALVQTDLNDDVIEDELDHQIDLLGQELFVTYVNEALLELEDRHNVSPSIADRVSEITQRVYRELDVLQAIEGDTSRSELDAVVDLPGDAIDEAIHSLVEKEIISIDDDRIVQHSTKL; translated from the coding sequence GTGAGACAGCGGTTCGACAGCGAGTACATCGAATCCGAGTTGCGGCGGATCGGCAGTGCACTCGAAAGCGATCTGACGGCCTCTCTCATCGGTGGTGGGGCGATGGCGTTCCGTGACCTCAAGTCCACGACCAAGGACATCGATCTGATCGTTACCGACGGCGACGACCTCCGAATGTTACAGGCCGTCTTGCTCGACCACGGGTACAGTGTCGTCGAGGATCCAAACGAAGAATACGACGACCTCGGAGCGCAGCGAATCCTGGAAAACGACGACGGGTGTCGAATCGACGACTTCAACCAGCAAGTGATCGACAAGCTCGTTCTTTCGAAGGGAATGTGCGATCGAAGTGTCGTCCACCTCGAAGCCGGTGGGCTGACCGTGAAGCTGCTCAGTTCAGAGGACATCTTCCTGTTCAAATCGGTCGCGGGCCGAACGGACGACATCGAGGACATGTTCGCACTCGTGCAGACAGATCTGAACGACGATGTCATCGAGGACGAGTTGGACCATCAGATCGATTTGCTGGGCCAGGAACTGTTCGTTACCTACGTGAACGAGGCACTGCTCGAACTCGAAGACCGACACAACGTCTCGCCGTCTATAGCCGATCGAGTCTCTGAAATTACCCAACGCGTGTATCGGGAACTCGACGTGCTACAGGCGATCGAGGGGGATACGTCTCGATCAGAGCTGGACGCTGTAGTCGATCTTCCAGGTGACGCCATCGACGAGGCCATCCACAGTCTCGTCGAAAAGGAGATCATTTCGATCGACGATGACCGGATCGTCCAGCATTCGACGAAACTCTGA
- a CDS encoding ArsR family transcriptional regulator, producing MYTEAELRALDAIRRGSTVSELAEELDRSTSYVSELVDRMESKGLVTTARDGKRKQIRRSDAHAAELFESFVHQYSHIPFPELLGGTTLRVLYYLESPATASDLTDRVDVHRSTIHRSLSPLEDRGMVYRSDGEYALNDEFTELSTLAREFAHLRHRQRIADQTASFTLLWESPDECLVQTPDEIDAEPFHLTGPELFQSYGLPLLARERRYYLYSESIDDVSPAELCCHMLVIDEGTRTQSYCLLLLSETAIDREELLDVASTYDVADQVSTLIEYLDTAGEHRTERLPRWTEFRDLADEYGVSL from the coding sequence GTGTATACGGAAGCAGAGCTTCGTGCGCTGGACGCGATCCGACGTGGGTCGACGGTCTCCGAGCTTGCCGAAGAACTCGATCGGAGCACGAGTTACGTGTCCGAACTCGTCGATCGAATGGAGTCGAAGGGGCTGGTCACGACCGCCCGAGACGGGAAACGGAAGCAGATTCGTCGCTCGGATGCCCACGCCGCCGAACTGTTCGAGAGTTTCGTCCACCAGTACTCCCATATCCCGTTTCCCGAACTGCTGGGCGGCACGACGCTTCGCGTGCTGTACTATCTCGAGTCGCCGGCGACTGCATCGGACCTCACCGACCGGGTGGACGTTCACCGAAGCACGATCCATCGTTCGCTCTCCCCACTGGAGGACCGCGGGATGGTATACCGATCGGACGGGGAGTACGCACTCAACGACGAATTCACGGAGTTATCGACGCTCGCTCGTGAGTTCGCTCACCTTCGGCATCGACAACGAATCGCAGACCAGACCGCGTCGTTCACACTCCTCTGGGAGTCGCCGGACGAGTGTCTCGTCCAGACGCCCGACGAGATCGATGCTGAGCCGTTCCATCTGACAGGACCGGAACTGTTCCAGTCGTATGGCCTGCCGCTGCTGGCCCGTGAGCGCCGGTACTACCTGTATTCGGAGTCGATCGACGACGTCTCTCCCGCGGAGTTGTGCTGTCACATGCTCGTGATCGACGAGGGGACGCGAACGCAGTCGTACTGTCTCCTCTTGCTCAGTGAGACGGCGATCGACCGTGAGGAACTCCTCGATGTCGCGAGTACGTACGACGTCGCGGACCAGGTCTCCACCCTCATCGAGTATCTCGATACGGCGGGTGAGCACCGCACGGAACGACTCCCGAGGTGGACGGAGTTCCGTGATCTGGCGGACGAATACGGGGTGTCACTGTGA